One window of the Trifolium pratense cultivar HEN17-A07 linkage group LG2, ARS_RC_1.1, whole genome shotgun sequence genome contains the following:
- the LOC123906283 gene encoding alpha/beta hydrolase domain-containing protein WAV2 isoform X1 translates to MVSYIHILVYGVGGLVVAGMALLVAFQEKLVYVPVIPGLTKSYAINPSRLRLTYEDIWLTSSDGVRLHAWFIKLFPDTTGPTILFFQENAGNIAHRLEMVRTMLEHLQCNVFLLSYRGYGESDGYPSQHGITKDAQAALDHLSQRSDIDTSRIVVFGRSLGGAVGAVLTRNNPDKVAGLILENTFTSILDMAGVLLPVLKYFIGGTGSKGLKILNFVVRSPWNTIDVVGEIKQPILFLSGLQDEMVPASHMQMLYAKAATRNKQCLFVEFPNGMHMDTWMTGGDHYWRTIQQFLEQHAPEKKEGRSSQTGNARKSPL, encoded by the exons ATGGTTTCCTACATCCACATCTTGGTCTACGGAGTCGGAGGATTAGTCGTCGCCGGCATGGCATTGCTTGTAGCGTTTCAAGAGAAACTCGTTTACGTTCCTGTTATACCAGGTCTCACCAAATCATACGCTATCAATCCTTCTCGTCTTAGACTCACCTATGAAGATATCTGGCTCACTTCTTCCGATGGTGTTCGTCTTCACGCTTGGTTCATCAAGCTTTTCCCTGATACTACAG GTCCAaccattttgttttttcaagaAAATGCTGGAA ATATCGCTCACCGCCTTGAAATGGTTCGCACTATGTTGGAGCACTTACAATGCAATGTTTTCTTGCTTTCTTACCGAGG TTATGGAGAAAGTGATGGCTATCCTTCTCAGCATGGAATTACTAAGGATGCTCAG GCTGCATTGGATCATCTTTCTCAGAGGTCTGATATTGATACATCTAGAATAGTTGTATTTGGACGATCACTTGGGGGGGCAGTTGGAGCTGTACTAACAAGAAATAACCCTGACAAG GTTGCTGGACTGATACTCGAAAACACTTTTACTTCTATATTGGATATGGCTGGAGTTTTGTTACCCGTTTTGAAGTATTTTATTGGAGGTACCGGTTCAAAAGGTCTTAAGATACTCAATTTTGTTGTACGTTCTCCGTGGAATACTATTGACGTTGTTGGCGAG ATCAAGCAGCCTATCCTTTTTCTTTCTGGATTGCAAGATGAGATGGTCCCTGCATCACATATGCAAATGCTATATGCTAAGGCAGCTACTCGTAATAAGCAGTGTCTTTTTGTGGAGTTCCCTAACGGCATGCATATGGATACTTGGATGACTGGTGGCGATCACTACTGGAGAACAATTCAACAGTTTCTTGAACAACATGCTCCAGAGAAAAAGGAAGGCAGATCGTCTCAAACTGGAAATG CCCGGAAGAGCCCTCTTTGA
- the LOC123906283 gene encoding alpha/beta hydrolase domain-containing protein WAV2 isoform X3: MVSYIHILVYGVGGLVVAGMALLVAFQEKLVYVPVIPGLTKSYAINPSRLRLTYEDIWLTSSDGVRLHAWFIKLFPDTTGPTILFFQENAGNIAHRLEMVRTMLEHLQCNVFLLSYRGYGESDGYPSQHGITKDAQAALDHLSQRSDIDTSRIVVFGRSLGGAVGAVLTRNNPDKVAGLILENTFTSILDMAGVLLPVLKYFIGGTGSKGLKILNFVVRSPWNTIDVVGEIKQPILFLSGLQDEMVPASHMQMLYAKAATRNKQCLFVEFPNGMHMDTWMTGGDHYWRTIQQFLEQHAPEKKEGRSSQTGNVSAL, encoded by the exons ATGGTTTCCTACATCCACATCTTGGTCTACGGAGTCGGAGGATTAGTCGTCGCCGGCATGGCATTGCTTGTAGCGTTTCAAGAGAAACTCGTTTACGTTCCTGTTATACCAGGTCTCACCAAATCATACGCTATCAATCCTTCTCGTCTTAGACTCACCTATGAAGATATCTGGCTCACTTCTTCCGATGGTGTTCGTCTTCACGCTTGGTTCATCAAGCTTTTCCCTGATACTACAG GTCCAaccattttgttttttcaagaAAATGCTGGAA ATATCGCTCACCGCCTTGAAATGGTTCGCACTATGTTGGAGCACTTACAATGCAATGTTTTCTTGCTTTCTTACCGAGG TTATGGAGAAAGTGATGGCTATCCTTCTCAGCATGGAATTACTAAGGATGCTCAG GCTGCATTGGATCATCTTTCTCAGAGGTCTGATATTGATACATCTAGAATAGTTGTATTTGGACGATCACTTGGGGGGGCAGTTGGAGCTGTACTAACAAGAAATAACCCTGACAAG GTTGCTGGACTGATACTCGAAAACACTTTTACTTCTATATTGGATATGGCTGGAGTTTTGTTACCCGTTTTGAAGTATTTTATTGGAGGTACCGGTTCAAAAGGTCTTAAGATACTCAATTTTGTTGTACGTTCTCCGTGGAATACTATTGACGTTGTTGGCGAG ATCAAGCAGCCTATCCTTTTTCTTTCTGGATTGCAAGATGAGATGGTCCCTGCATCACATATGCAAATGCTATATGCTAAGGCAGCTACTCGTAATAAGCAGTGTCTTTTTGTGGAGTTCCCTAACGGCATGCATATGGATACTTGGATGACTGGTGGCGATCACTACTGGAGAACAATTCAACAGTTTCTTGAACAACATGCTCCAGAGAAAAAGGAAGGCAGATCGTCTCAAACTGGAAATG TTTCTGCCCTTTGA
- the LOC123906283 gene encoding alpha/beta hydrolase domain-containing protein WAV2 isoform X2 — translation MVSYIHILVYGVGGLVVAGMALLVAFQEKLVYVPVIPGLTKSYAINPSRLRLTYEDIWLTSSDGVRLHAWFIKLFPDTTGPTILFFQENAGNIAHRLEMVRTMLEHLQCNVFLLSYRGYGESDGYPSQHGITKDAQAALDHLSQRSDIDTSRIVVFGRSLGGAVGAVLTRNNPDKVAGLILENTFTSILDMAGVLLPVLKYFIGGTGSKGLKILNFVVRSPWNTIDVVGEIKQPILFLSGLQDEMVPASHMQMLYAKAATRNKQCLFVEFPNGMHMDTWMTGGDHYWRTIQQFLEQHAPEKKEGRSSQTGNDAGAR, via the exons ATGGTTTCCTACATCCACATCTTGGTCTACGGAGTCGGAGGATTAGTCGTCGCCGGCATGGCATTGCTTGTAGCGTTTCAAGAGAAACTCGTTTACGTTCCTGTTATACCAGGTCTCACCAAATCATACGCTATCAATCCTTCTCGTCTTAGACTCACCTATGAAGATATCTGGCTCACTTCTTCCGATGGTGTTCGTCTTCACGCTTGGTTCATCAAGCTTTTCCCTGATACTACAG GTCCAaccattttgttttttcaagaAAATGCTGGAA ATATCGCTCACCGCCTTGAAATGGTTCGCACTATGTTGGAGCACTTACAATGCAATGTTTTCTTGCTTTCTTACCGAGG TTATGGAGAAAGTGATGGCTATCCTTCTCAGCATGGAATTACTAAGGATGCTCAG GCTGCATTGGATCATCTTTCTCAGAGGTCTGATATTGATACATCTAGAATAGTTGTATTTGGACGATCACTTGGGGGGGCAGTTGGAGCTGTACTAACAAGAAATAACCCTGACAAG GTTGCTGGACTGATACTCGAAAACACTTTTACTTCTATATTGGATATGGCTGGAGTTTTGTTACCCGTTTTGAAGTATTTTATTGGAGGTACCGGTTCAAAAGGTCTTAAGATACTCAATTTTGTTGTACGTTCTCCGTGGAATACTATTGACGTTGTTGGCGAG ATCAAGCAGCCTATCCTTTTTCTTTCTGGATTGCAAGATGAGATGGTCCCTGCATCACATATGCAAATGCTATATGCTAAGGCAGCTACTCGTAATAAGCAGTGTCTTTTTGTGGAGTTCCCTAACGGCATGCATATGGATACTTGGATGACTGGTGGCGATCACTACTGGAGAACAATTCAACAGTTTCTTGAACAACATGCTCCAGAGAAAAAGGAAGGCAGATCGTCTCAAACTGGAAATG ATGCTGGGGCTAGGTGA
- the LOC123906285 gene encoding protein BIG GRAIN 1-like B, with protein MHTKEIILSLPQRRRTPSFSSILLDTIDHSIDESKTDFIEGVNQHQHQYLYNQTTKHVKFNEKSVHSKQRMNLRQAVMIEDWMEKNSSSSSSECSSGGIFSSSDTDSSYKKQRSRTKYNLPQKHHSNSEKQQQQQQQKQSKNKNKEKQQGWEDGFTRTKLRALKIYDELNQKVKQPISPGSRIATFLSSIFNSQNVKKAKMCYVGAVEDVSFDHKSKSPCFSSSVSSFSRRSCMSKTPSKSNNGVKRSVRFYPVSVILGEDDSEQQHQQPPTIRNVTRNSSVKELKNTINNVIMAKEKAAVKGEFDFRRFYDNNGEDEDEDEDEDEDDDDALSYSSSDLFELDHLIGGERYQEELPVYETTNLETNKAIANGLCL; from the coding sequence ATGCATACCAAAGAGATCATTCTATCTCTTCCACAAAGGAGAAGAactccttctttttcttccattcTTCTCGACACCATCGATCATTCTATCGATGAATCCAAAACCGATTTTATTGAAGGTGTAAACCAACATCAACATCAGTATCTCTATAATCAAACCACCAAACATGTCAAATTCAATGAAAAAAGTGTTCATTCAAAACAGAGGATGAATCTTCGTCAAGCTGTGATGATAGAAGATTGGATGGAGAAGAATTCAAGTTCAAGCTCATCAGAATGTAGCTCTGGTGGAATCTTTTCATCCTCAGACACAGATTCATCTTACAAAAAACAAAGATCAAGAACCAAATACAATCTACCCCAGAAACATCATAGCAATTCagagaaacaacaacaacaacagcaacaaaaaCAGAGCAAGAACAAGAATAAGGAGAAGCAACAAGGTTGGGAAGATGGTTTTACAAGAACAAAGTTGAGAGCTTTGAAAATCTATGATGAACTGAATCAAAAAGTGAAGCAACCCATTTCACCTGGGAGTCGAATAGCTACATTTCTTAGTTCCATTTTCAATTCTCAAAATGTGAAGAAAGCTAAAATGTGTTACGTTGGTGCTGTTGAAGATGTTAGTTTTGATCACAAATCTAAGTCACCATGTTTCTCTTCTTCAGTTTCTTCATTTTCTAGAAGATCTTGCATGAGCAAAACACCTTCAAAATCTAACAATGGTGTTAAAAGATCAGTGAGATTTTACCCTGTCAGTGTAATCCTAGGCGAGGATGATTCcgaacaacaacatcaacaaccaCCTACTATTCGAAATGTTACGAGAAATTCTTCGGTTAAAGAGCTGAAAAATACTATTAACAATGTTATTATGGCTAAAGAAAAAGCAGCTGTTAAGGGTGAGTTTGATTTTAGAAGGTTTTACGATAACAACGGtgaagatgaggatgaagatgaagatgaagatgaagacgaTGACGATGCTTTGAGTTATTCGAGTTCGGATTTATTTGAGCTTGATCATCTGATTGGAGGTGAAAGGTATCAAGAAGAGCTTCCAGTTTATGAAACAACCAATTTAGAAACCAATAAGGCCATTGCTAATGGTTTGTGTTTGTAG
- the LOC123906286 gene encoding uncharacterized protein LOC123906286 — MASTSIISMSVPVTCASSKKIEAPISQAFLKAPLTLKPSKSNTRFQFQVKASLKEKVVTGLTAAALTASMIVPDVAEAATVSPSLKNFLLSIVSGGVVVAAILGAVIAVSNFDPVKRT, encoded by the coding sequence ATGGCTTCAACTTCCATAATTTCAATGTCTGTGCCAGTAACCTGTGCCTCTAGCAAGAAGATAGAGGCACCAATCTCTCAAGCATTCTTGAAGGCACCATTGACTTTGAAACCATCAAAGTCCAACACAAGGTTTCAATTTCAAGTGAAAGCTTCTCTGAAAGAGAAAGTTGTGACAGGTCTTACCGCAGCTGCATTAACAGCTTCAATGATTGTTCCTGATGTTGCTGAAGCTGCTACTGTTTCACCTTCTCTCAAGAATTTCTTACTCAGTATCGTTTCTGGtggtgttgttgttgctgcCATTCTTGGTGCTGTTATTGCTGTTTCCAATTTCGACCCTGTCAAGCGAACCTGA